One Primulina huaijiensis isolate GDHJ02 chromosome 8, ASM1229523v2, whole genome shotgun sequence genomic region harbors:
- the LOC140982395 gene encoding CASP-like protein 5B2 isoform X1 produces MKEVFGSPGKRSGLVMRIGQCLCAAGSVGIMASASGFSTTTAFCYLIGSMGLQVLWSFGLACLDIHALRFNRDLLNHFMVSLLVVGDWVTATLSLAAASSSAGVMVFFTRDTSVCAIETKFACIMFQISITLAFATCFLIAYSSYVSFWLVASF; encoded by the exons ATGAAGGAGGTGTTTGGCAGTCCAGGGAAAAGGAGTGGGCTAGTGATGAGGATTGGGCAGTGTTTGTGTGCAGCTGGTTCTGTTGGGATTATGGCTTCTGCTTCTGGCTTCTCTACTACTACCGCCTTTTG CTACTTAATTGGTTCCATGGGGCTTCAAGTTTTGTGGAGCTTTGGACTTGCATGCCTCGACATACATGCTTTGAGATTCAACAGAGACCTTCTTAATCACTTCATGGTCAGCCTTCTTGTTGTTGGTGATTGG GTTACAGCTACTCTATCACTCGCGGCTGCTAGCTCGTCTGCTGGTGTTATGGTCTTCTTTACCAGAGATACAAGCGTCTGTGCGATAGAGACCAAATTTGCATGCATTATGTTTCAGATATCCATAACTTTGGCTTTTGCCACATGCTTTCTTATCGCCTATTCTTCATATGTCTCGTTTTGGCTTGTCGCATCGTTTTGA
- the LOC140982395 gene encoding CASP-like protein 5B2 isoform X2 — translation MKEVFGSPGKRSGLVMRIGQCLCAAGSVGIMASASGFSTTTAFCYLIGSMGLQVLWSFGLACLDIHALRFNRDLLNHFMVTATLSLAAASSSAGVMVFFTRDTSVCAIETKFACIMFQISITLAFATCFLIAYSSYVSFWLVASF, via the exons ATGAAGGAGGTGTTTGGCAGTCCAGGGAAAAGGAGTGGGCTAGTGATGAGGATTGGGCAGTGTTTGTGTGCAGCTGGTTCTGTTGGGATTATGGCTTCTGCTTCTGGCTTCTCTACTACTACCGCCTTTTG CTACTTAATTGGTTCCATGGGGCTTCAAGTTTTGTGGAGCTTTGGACTTGCATGCCTCGACATACATGCTTTGAGATTCAACAGAGACCTTCTTAATCACTTCATG GTTACAGCTACTCTATCACTCGCGGCTGCTAGCTCGTCTGCTGGTGTTATGGTCTTCTTTACCAGAGATACAAGCGTCTGTGCGATAGAGACCAAATTTGCATGCATTATGTTTCAGATATCCATAACTTTGGCTTTTGCCACATGCTTTCTTATCGCCTATTCTTCATATGTCTCGTTTTGGCTTGTCGCATCGTTTTGA
- the LOC140982758 gene encoding glucan endo-1,3-beta-glucosidase-like → MYNLLSFSLLLTFIYSLNSSDMAVSPRIIHRSLQPSAAAIFLLLHITAVHCIGVNYGTLGDDLPPPAQVATFLKDKTTIDRIKLFDVNPDILRAFADTGILVAVTVPNGEIPSLTNVRYARRWVADNIKPFYPRTKINYILVGNEILHWGPQNLIDNLVSAMRSLHKALLLSGIKDINVTTAHSLGILERSEPPSLGRFRPGWDVGVLAPMLQFLRESKSPFMVNPYPYFGYSPENADFALFRPNKGYFDRYSKRTYGNMFDLLLDAVHMSMKRLGYEDVDIVAGETGWSSLGETFEQPKCSVENAASYNGGLVRQYNSGRGTPLMPHRRFETYIFALFNENQKTGSLAERNFGLFRPDFTAVYDVGIMRAGAGAAPAKPVPTPAPAAGKKWCVPKPAANDAALQANINYVCSQGVNCSPIQPGGSCFDPNTVRAHASFIMNAYYQAEGRNDYNCDFAGSGVLTTNDPSYGACRYTS, encoded by the exons ATGTATAATCTTCTTtcattttctcttcttcttacctttatttattcattaaaCTCCTCAGATATGGCGGTGTCGCCAAGGATTATTCATCGTTCTCTACAACCTTCCGCTGCCGCCATCTTCCTCCTCCTCCACATCACGGCCGTGCACTGCATAGGCGTTAACTACGGCACACTCGGAGACGACCTCCCGCCTCCTGCTCAAGTCGCCACTTTCCTCAAGGACAAGACAACCATCGACCGTATCAAACTCTTTGATGTCAACCCAGACATCCTCCGGGCCTTCGCCGACACGGGGATACTTGTCGCCGTCACCGTGCCCAACGGCGAGATCCCAAGTCTCACCAACGTCCGCTACGCTCGCCGTTGGGTGGCTGATAACATCAAGCCATTCTACCCACGTACAAAGATCAACTACATCCTCGTAGGCAACGAAATCCTCCACTGGGGCCCACAGAACCTCATCGACAATCTCGTCTCAGCCATGAGAAGCCTCCACAAAGCTCTTCTCCTCTCTGGGATCAAAGACATCAATGTGACGACAGCTCATTCCCTCGGAATCCTCGAGCGATCCGAACCTCCGAGCCTGGGAAGATTCCGACCCGGCTGGGACGTCGGGGTACTTGCTCCAATGCTCCAGTTCCTCCGTGAATCGAAGTCGCCTTTCATGGTGAACCCGTACCCATATTTTGGGTACAGCCCAGAAAATGCAGATTTCGCCTTGTTCCGACCAAACAAAGGATATTTCGACAGATACTCCAAAAGAACCTACGGAAACATGTTCGATTTGTTATTGGACGCTGTGCACATGTCGATGAAGAGATTGGGCTACGAAGATGTAGACATTGTGGCAGGGGAGACGGGGTGGTCGTCTCTTGGGGAAACGTTTGAGCAGCCCAAATGCTCGGTCGAGAATGCGGCTTCGTACAATGGAGGTCTTGTGAGGCAGTACAATTCTGGAAGAGGCACTCCATTGATGCCGCACCGGAGGTTTGAGACTTATATCTTCGCGTTGTTTAACGAGAATCAGAAAACGGGTTCTCTAGCAGAGAGAAATTTCGGCCTTTTCCGACCAGATTTCACCGCGGTATACGACGTTGGCATCATGCGCGCCGGAGCCGGAGCTGCTCCTGCAAAG CCTGTTCCAACACCAGCACCAGCAGCAGGGAAGAAATGGTGTGTACCCAAGCCAGCGGCAAACGACGCGGCGCTGCAGGCAAACATAAACTATGTTTGCAGCCAAGGGGTAAACTGCAGTCCGATTCAGCCAGGCGGCTCTTGCTTTGACCCCAACACGGTGCGGGCACACGCATCCTTTATAATGAATGCTTACTACCAAGCCGAAGGCAGAAATGACTACAACTGTGACTTCGCCGGATCCGGCGTCCTCACTACAAACGACCCCA GTTATGGTGCATGCAGGTACACTTCTTAA